Proteins encoded together in one Ictidomys tridecemlineatus isolate mIctTri1 chromosome 3, mIctTri1.hap1, whole genome shotgun sequence window:
- the LOC101956302 gene encoding dolichyl-diphosphooligosaccharide--protein glycosyltransferase subunit 4, whose product MITDVQLAIFANKVGMSVFLLVVLYHKVTVNNPRKQE is encoded by the coding sequence ATGATCACAGATGTGCAGCTTGCCATCTTCGCCAACAAGGTGGGCATGTCTGTCTTCTTACTTGTGGTTCTCTATCACAAGGTGACCGTCAACAACCCCCGGAAGCAGGAATGA